A section of the Papio anubis isolate 15944 chromosome 16, Panubis1.0, whole genome shotgun sequence genome encodes:
- the RASD2 gene encoding GTP-binding protein Rhes isoform X1, whose product MSASLALSQPRAMMKTLSSGNCTLSVPAKNSYRMVVLGASRVGKSSIVSRFLNGRFEDQYTPTIEDFHRKVYNIRGDMYQLDILDTSGNHPFPAMRRLSILTGDVFILVFSLDNRESFDEVKRLQKQILEVKSCLKNKTKEAAELPMVICGNKNDHGELCRQVPTTEAELLVSGDENCAYFEVSAKKNTNVDEMFYVLFSMAKLPHEMSPALHRKISVQYGDAFHPRPFCMRRVKEMDAYGMVSPFARRPSVNSDLKYIKAKVLREGQARERDKCTIQ is encoded by the exons ATGTCTGCTTCTCTCGCTTTGTCACAGCCCCGAGCCATGATGAAGACTTTGTCCAGCGGGAACTGCACGCTCAGTGTGCCCGCCAAGAACTCATACCGTATGGTGGTGCTGGGCGCCTCTCGCGTGGGCAAGAGCTCCATTGTGTCTCGCTTTCTCAATGGGCGCTTCGAGGACCAGTACACACCCACCATCGAGGACTTCCACCGCAAGGTGTACAACATCCGTGGCGACATGTACCAGCTGGACATCCTGGATACCTCCGGCAACCACCCCTTCCCCGCCATGCGCAGACTCTCCATCCTCACAG GGGATGTCTTCATCCTGGTGTTCAGCCTGGATAACCGGGAGTCCTTCGATGAGGTCAAGCGCCTCCAGAAGCAGATCCTGGAGGTCAAGTCCTGCCTGAAGAACAAGACCAAGGAGGCGGCAGAGCTGCCCATGGTCATCTGTGGCAACAAGAACGACCATGGCGAGCTTTGCcgccaggtgcccaccaccgagGCCGAGCTGCTGGTGTCCGGCGACGAGAACTGCGCCTACTTCGAGGTGTCGGCCAAGAAGAACACCAACGTGGACGAGATGTTCTACGTGCTCTTCAGCATGGCCAAGCTGCCGCACGAGATGAGCCCCGCCCTGCATCGCAAGATCTCCGTGCAGTACGGTGACGCCTTCCACCCCAGGCCCTTCTGCATGCGCCGCGTCAAGGAGATGGACGCCTATGGCATGGTCTCGCCCTTCGCCCGCCGCCCCAGCGTCAACAGTGACCTCAAGTACATCAAGGCCAAGGTCCTTCGAGAAGGCCAGGCCCGCGAGAGGGACAAGTGCACCATCCAGTGA
- the RASD2 gene encoding GTP-binding protein Rhes isoform X2 has translation MMKTLSSGNCTLSVPAKNSYRMVVLGASRVGKSSIVSRFLNGRFEDQYTPTIEDFHRKVYNIRGDMYQLDILDTSGNHPFPAMRRLSILTGDVFILVFSLDNRESFDEVKRLQKQILEVKSCLKNKTKEAAELPMVICGNKNDHGELCRQVPTTEAELLVSGDENCAYFEVSAKKNTNVDEMFYVLFSMAKLPHEMSPALHRKISVQYGDAFHPRPFCMRRVKEMDAYGMVSPFARRPSVNSDLKYIKAKVLREGQARERDKCTIQ, from the exons ATGATGAAGACTTTGTCCAGCGGGAACTGCACGCTCAGTGTGCCCGCCAAGAACTCATACCGTATGGTGGTGCTGGGCGCCTCTCGCGTGGGCAAGAGCTCCATTGTGTCTCGCTTTCTCAATGGGCGCTTCGAGGACCAGTACACACCCACCATCGAGGACTTCCACCGCAAGGTGTACAACATCCGTGGCGACATGTACCAGCTGGACATCCTGGATACCTCCGGCAACCACCCCTTCCCCGCCATGCGCAGACTCTCCATCCTCACAG GGGATGTCTTCATCCTGGTGTTCAGCCTGGATAACCGGGAGTCCTTCGATGAGGTCAAGCGCCTCCAGAAGCAGATCCTGGAGGTCAAGTCCTGCCTGAAGAACAAGACCAAGGAGGCGGCAGAGCTGCCCATGGTCATCTGTGGCAACAAGAACGACCATGGCGAGCTTTGCcgccaggtgcccaccaccgagGCCGAGCTGCTGGTGTCCGGCGACGAGAACTGCGCCTACTTCGAGGTGTCGGCCAAGAAGAACACCAACGTGGACGAGATGTTCTACGTGCTCTTCAGCATGGCCAAGCTGCCGCACGAGATGAGCCCCGCCCTGCATCGCAAGATCTCCGTGCAGTACGGTGACGCCTTCCACCCCAGGCCCTTCTGCATGCGCCGCGTCAAGGAGATGGACGCCTATGGCATGGTCTCGCCCTTCGCCCGCCGCCCCAGCGTCAACAGTGACCTCAAGTACATCAAGGCCAAGGTCCTTCGAGAAGGCCAGGCCCGCGAGAGGGACAAGTGCACCATCCAGTGA